Proteins from one Syntrophales bacterium genomic window:
- a CDS encoding DNA adenine methylase: GGAGAALSLLFLEKVDQIIINDLDNSIYSFWKAALDHTNRFIEKINSVNVTIEEWHQQKYIYKDKCSSEFDRGFATFFLNRTNRSGIIGGGPIGGKEQKGKWKINARFDKDKMIDRIKKISLYRSRIKILNMDGIELMKQVFDMQNILVYVDPPYYEKGSSLYLNHYNDSNHIELANFLNDNKDVFWLLTYDNVPEINALYPDRSVIEFDLHYHINKPKKSKEILIKSDRITIQ, encoded by the coding sequence GGTGGAGCCGGGGCTGCTCTTTCATTATTATTTTTAGAAAAAGTTGACCAAATAATTATTAATGATTTAGATAATTCTATATATTCCTTCTGGAAGGCTGCATTAGATCATACGAACAGGTTTATAGAAAAAATAAACAGTGTAAATGTAACAATTGAAGAATGGCATCAACAGAAATATATTTACAAAGATAAATGCTCATCTGAATTTGATCGTGGGTTTGCTACTTTTTTCCTTAATAGAACAAATAGGTCGGGAATTATCGGAGGTGGTCCGATAGGTGGAAAAGAACAAAAGGGGAAATGGAAAATTAATGCCCGCTTTGATAAAGATAAAATGATTGATAGAATAAAAAAGATTTCTCTATACAGGAGTAGGATTAAAATACTTAACATGGATGGAATCGAATTGATGAAGCAGGTTTTTGATATGCAAAATATATTAGTCTATGTTGACCCACCTTATTATGAAAAAGGTAGTTCTTTATATTTAAATCATTACAATGATTCAAATCATATAGAGTTGGCAAACTTCTTAAATGATAATAAAGACGTTTTTTGGCTACTAACATATGATAATGTCCCTGAAATTAATGCCCTTTATCCTGACAGATCTGTGATTGAATTTGACCTTCATTATCACATTAATAAACCCAAAAAATCTAAAGAAATCTTAATCAAATCTGATAGAATCACCATTCAATAA